A window of the Cicer arietinum cultivar CDC Frontier isolate Library 1 chromosome 6, Cicar.CDCFrontier_v2.0, whole genome shotgun sequence genome harbors these coding sequences:
- the LOC101506654 gene encoding uncharacterized protein: protein MDTPSIVTLHTPITKHELHLFHSIDRELFCFLIFKLHHEVTQSLLVMTLWLWLEKVGHPNFISRVTVLSSTLINSLVKEALTCFHFLERDDLAIPSGGGLPLTKSLIEKDISLQIFNLKRYTVIAGIKSVLNNLCGRIFNDILQIVLKSKNIIASRGTTTRIHALNMPLILPGFPHPLFGNFDLLPKIENINLIDRSIWVQKSPSDDATNDDKSIFLTFSRGFPVSDIEVMYLFTTTYGDCVQSLTMGGNFDSSEQPLFAIMILKMVEIVDHILSAKRVAKLQINGKHIWARKYEPRP, encoded by the coding sequence atGGATACACCTTCAATTGTCACACTACATACTCCTATCACCAAACACGAGCTCCACCTTTTTCATAGTATAGATCGTgagttattttgttttttgatcTTCAAACTTCATCATGAGGTGACACAATCTCTTTTAGTCATGACCCTTTGGCTTTGGCTTGAAAAAGTTGGACATCCTAACTTTATCTCAAGAGTAACGGTTCTATCAAGTACCCTTATCAATTCTCTAGTGAAGGAAGCTTTgacttgttttcattttttggaGAGGGATGACCTTGCCATCCCAAGTGGGGGTGGCTTGCCCTTGACCAAAAGTCTAATTGAAAAGGACATTTCTCTTCAGATTTTCAACTTGAAAAGGTACACAGTAATAGCCGGTATTAAAAGTGTTCTAAACAACCTATGTGGTAgaatttttaatgatattttgcaAATTGTTTTGAAAAGCAAAAATATAATTGCATCACGAGGTACCACCACACGAATTCATGCACTCAACATGCCTTTGATTCTTCCTGGTTTTCCACACCCTTTATTTGGCAACTTTGATTTATTACCAAAGATTGAGAACATCAATTTGATAGACAGAAGCATATGGGTTCAAAAGAGTCCATCTGATGACGCTACAAATGAtgataaatcaatttttctcACATTTTCTAGGGGTTTTCCTGTGTCAGATATCGAGGTCATGTACTTGTTCACAACTACTTATGGGGATTGTGTGCAGAGTTTAACCATGGGAGGAAATTTTGACTCTAGTGAGCAACCTCTATTTGctattatgattttaaaaatggtGGAGATAGTGGATCATATTTTGTCTGCTAAACGTGTTGCTAAGCTTCAGATCAATGGGAAGCACATATGGGCTCGCAAATATGAGCCGCGTCCTTGA